One region of Asterias rubens chromosome 5, eAstRub1.3, whole genome shotgun sequence genomic DNA includes:
- the LOC117290872 gene encoding probable tRNA (uracil-O(2)-)-methyltransferase translates to MESTKWLELKEIKASCEEKTFLKAVEIWLQKPQVVNRRLAGAVFLQRQRVLNACSLQQSIIELVSRSEGSEDSIEFLPKVIQKDCSSILSGGSLCLSELEETKQEEERGIGEEIGADENNDGVSRFELCLRKLVPRQLGQGTTTVALKEIIIIDHEDCSATFVALLNNTLDTERREIHDHTPSTVSCYGSSRFQTAYKISFSSKTQRISLHVSVEYHEPQSTSQAITCPTKAWLQDCLLPKIVKWASEVSPDTVVRSSQTLVAVERYSSLYAELKKKYGIKFVKIWPETTDPLKFVYEDVAIATYLLVLWEQEREEKNLKSLQSFVDLGCGNGLLVHILNSEGHPGKGIDLRRRKIWDLYGPGTNLEECSITPSDEFLFADYDWLIGNHSDELTPWIPVMAARSCYTTRYFVLPCCFHDFDAKFIRSEQSKTQYRAYLDFVQEVGKVSGFRVQEDILRIPSTKRICQIGSQRIYQREQTEEVSTRIKNFISRRRQCRKQLAQKKDTERTHKQRTVSCAENCTDHSDDATRLFESKTSSDRDTFNHPSGPAVHHSSDDDSSNTASARWAPEFQPREKIEPVRNCANVDSDLKKRITCEVAHAILGVGGEDSSDALRGAKDMKVWRRGGSLTLPEIAKLFNSDVLKQLKKECGGLKTLLKNSHQVFQVVGDKVVIRDWSTSNQDNKPTLSKKRKYKASDKMHFFKTSLCWFNAHHPDGCPLLASDCQFAHGEGELKNPSLPSR, encoded by the exons ATGGAGTCTACCAAATGGCTGGAGCTTAAGGAAATAAAAGCTTCGTGTGAAGAGAAAACGTTTTTGAAAGCAGTCGAAATTTGGCTGCAGAAACCGCAAGTTGTGAATCGTCGGCTTGCTGGTGCAGTCTTCCTGCAAAGGCAGCGAGTGTTGAACGCATGCAGTTTGCAACAGAGCATTATTGAACTAGTATCAAGATCAGAAGGGAGTGAAGACTCAATTGAATTTCTACCAAAAGTGATACAGAAAGACTGTTCCAGTATTTTAAGCGGTGGATCACTTTGTTTATCTGAATTGGAGGAGACAAAACAAGAAGAAGAGCGAGGAATTGGTGAAGAAATTGGGGCGGATGAAAACAATGATGGAGTTTCACGATTTGAGTTGTGCTTGAGAAAACTTGTCCCTAGACAACTTGGACAAGGCACTACAACAGTGGCTTTGaaagaaattataataattg ATCATGAGGACTGCTCTGCAACATTTGTGGCTCTACTAAATAACACATTAGATACAGAGAGAAGAGAAATCCACGACCACACTCCATCAACAGTTAGTTGCTATGGAAGTTCCAGGTTTCAGACGGCGTACAAGATCAGTTTTTCCTCAAAGACACAAAG GATAAGCCTGCACGTATCAGTGGAATACCACGAGCCCCAGTCTACGTCACAGGCAATAACTTGTCCAACAAAAGCCTGGTTACAAGACTGTCTCTTACCCAAGATCGTCAAGTGGGCCTCGGAAGTTAGTCCAGACACAGTTGTGAGGAGTTCACAGACTTTGGTAGCCGTGGAGAGATATAGCTCCCTCTATGCGGAGTTGAAGAAGAAATATGGAATCAAGTTTGTCAAG ATATGGCCAGAAACAACAGACCCCTTGAAATTTGTGTATGAAGATGTTGCCATAGCAACCTACCTCCTGGTGCTATGGGAGCAGGAACGAGAGGAGAAGAATTTGAAGAGTCTTCAATCTTTTGTGGACCTTGGCTGCGGTAATGGACTGCTGGTACACATTCTCAATAGTGAAGGa CATCCTGGAAAGGGCATTGACCTCCGCAGAAGAAAAATCTGGGACTTGTACGGGCCAGGAACCAATCTAGAAGAGTGTTCTATAACTCCCTCTGATGAATTCCTGTTCGCTGATTATGATTGGCTGATTGGTAACCATTCGGATGAGCTAACACCATGGATACCTGTCATGGCTGCAAG ATCTTGCTATACTACCAGATACTTTGTGCTTCCATGCTGTTTCCATGACTTTGATGCAAAGTTCATCAGAAGTGAGCAGTCAAAGACGCAATACCGGGCCTATCTTGACTTTGTTCAAGAGGTTGGCAAAGTGAGTGGCTTCAGAGTGCAAGAGGATATTCTCAGAATACCGTCAACAAAAAGA ATTTGCCAAATAGGAAGTCAAAGGATATACCAACGGGAGCAGACTGAAGAAGTTTCTACACGGATTAAAAATTTCATCTCGCGACGCCGCCAATGTAGGAAACAATTGGCCCAAAAGAAGGACACTGAAAGAACTCACAAACAGCGAACAGTGTCTTGCGCCGAGAACTGTACTGATCATTCTGATGATGCAACTCGGTTATTCGAATCAAAGACCTCTTCTGACAGAGACACTTTTAACCACCCTTCAGGACCAGCAGTTCATCACTCTAGTGATGATGACTCCAGTAACACTGCGTCAGCGAGATGGGCTCCTGAATTTCAGCCTCGTGAGAAGATAGAGCCAGTCCGCAACTGTGCAAATGTGGACAGTGACTTGAAGAAAAGGATTACTTGTGAGGTTGCACATGCCATCTTGGGCGTGGGTGGAGAGGATTCTTCAGACGCCTTGAGAGGAGCAAAGGATATGAAAGTCTGGAGGAGAGGAG GGTCATTGACGTTACCTGAGATTGCAAAACTTTTCAACAGTGACGTCTTAAAACAATTGAAGAAAGAATGTGGCGGCTTGAAGACTCTTCTTAAAAACTCCCATCAAGTTTTTCAAG TGGTCGGCGATAAAGTGGTCATAAGGGACTGGTCAACAAGCAATCAAGACAACAAACCAACCCTCTCAAAGAAACGCAAGTATAAAGCTTCCGATAAGATGCACTTCTTCAAGACAAGCTTGTGTTGGTTTAACGCACATCATCCTGATGGATGCCCTCTCTTGGCGAGCGACTGCCAGTTTGCTCATGGAGAAGGCGAGCTTAAGAACCCGTCACTTCCTTCAAGGTAG